One Saimiri boliviensis isolate mSaiBol1 chromosome 5, mSaiBol1.pri, whole genome shotgun sequence genomic window carries:
- the MESP1 gene encoding mesoderm posterior protein 1 produces the protein MAQPLCESWMFSAAWGPARPPPSSERDCSAPSSPDSWGSPVPSLAPPCARPDSRAGTVGRRSARSSRQGSGQRQSASEREKLRMRTLARALHELRRFLPPSVAPAGQSLTKIETLRLAIRYIGHLSAVLGLSEESLQRRCRQRGDAGSPRGCPLCLDGGPTQAQTETEGWEPGPGPGPGQGRGLGLGSAVCAGASWGSPPACPGARYTPELLDPPALFADATCLEGQAMEPSPPSALLPADVLALLETWMPLSPWSGCWPEEPNDSGQLMPSL, from the exons ATGGCCCAGCCGCTGTGTGAGTCTTGGATGTTCTCCGCGGCCTGGGGCCCGGCTCGGCCGCCGCCGTCCTCCGAAAGGGACTGCTCCGCTCCCTCGTCCCCAGACTCGTGGGGCAGCCCCGTGCCGAGCCTCGCGCCACCCTGCGCCCGCCCAGACTCCCGCGCCGGGACAGTGGGGAGACGCAGCGCGCGCAGCAGCCGCCAGGGTAGCGGACAGCGGCAGAGCGCCAGCGAGCGGGAGAAACTGCGCATGCGCACGCTGGCCCGTGCCCTGCACGAGCTGCGCCGCTTCCTGCCGCCGTCCGTGGCGCCAGCTGGCCAGAGCCTGACCAAGATCGAGACGCTGCGCCTGGCTATCCGCTACATCGGCCACCTGTCGGCCGTGCTGGGCCTCAGCGAGGAGAGTCTGCAGCGCCGATGCCGGCAGCGCGGGGACGCGGGGTCCCCTCGGGGTTGCCCGCTGTGCCTCGACGGCGGCCCCACGCAGGCGCAGACGGAGACGGAGGGGTGGGAGcccgggccggggccggggccgggacAGGGGCGCGGGCTGGGCCTGGGCTCTGCCGTCTGCGCCGGGGCGTCCTGGGGGTCCCCGCCCGCCTGCCCCGGAGCCCGATACACGCCCGAGCTGCTCGACCCGCCTGCGCTCTTCGCCGATGCGACGTGCCTGGAAGGGCAGGCGATGGAGCCGAGCCCGCCGTCAGCG CTCCTTCCCGCCGACGTGCTGGCCCTGCTGGAGACCTGGATGCCCCTCTCGCCTTGGAGTGGCTGCTGGCCTGAGGAGCCCAATGACAGCGGACAACTGATGCCCTCTCTGTGA